Proteins from one Leptonema illini DSM 21528 genomic window:
- a CDS encoding DEAD/DEAH box helicase, with translation MGGAAGFHPLLREYFARRFGSPTEIQEMVWPVASSGRHLLALAPTGSGKTLAAFYSFINDFVTERLASGTTRLLYVSPLKALNNDIRRNLLLPLEELHSEFENAGLAMPEIRVVTRSGDTPQSERNRMRRHPPEILITTPESLNLLLASGTAGLMLNGLRAVIVDEIHAIAPGLRGAHLMTAIERLEELAGPLQRIGLSATVADPDRIAQYLGGWQGEERRPVQLLYEKSPARAELDIKVIWNPAADGPLDTPAETVWDALGAEIYAKIKAGTRILCFTESRRVVERVAALVNDLHQKQAEEGMTVEPVAFAHHGSLSREIRLAVEEAFKAGRLRCVVATSSLELGIDIGELDEVLLLQCPSSVASAMQRLGRAGHRPGEVSRGTLYPLHSMDLVNGVVLRRLVDQRRLEPIRPPSSPLDLLAQVLISMACEAEAAGHSLNIERAFELLRRSDTYHKLDRRHFDLTLEMLQGRFQGLPFSGLRASLNAAGSDSLLPAPGARLQLYQSGGTIPERGLYKLRLSGGERTLLGELDEEFVWERRAGDRFVLGSRLWQIQSIGDSEVEVIPATTGWGMSPFWRADSRDRENGFADAVADQLDLWNQEMQRPGFLDRLRSEEGDDVARELLLFLQRQREASHADLPGRYRIVAEVLPGEDDSYPVFLHTFWGGRRNRPFALALAAQLEGRYQTRIPYYASDDGVIVVLPAPPESEDVFSLPPELLDVHLEKALPESGLFGGQFRQSASTALLLPRKGFGRRTPLWLLRAAAGRLLEALSGKGEFPVTVEVYRALLRDRFDIDGLRERLDQWQTGQIEFVMRYVDQPTPFAAGIDFQRVNELTYEPDRVGGAGHRSSYFQELLGNRWIPVSRDSVKLFEMRSLRLQAGYAPDSEAALSSWLEERSFIPQSEWQSLRDVVSQSKAAVILSEAARNASDASAAGSGDSAVAEAYRFAGARESFVCYQGVSEILDRTSAGEGRDVPGAGDLLLRFLDWYGPVTLDRIRDLFGDLTERMLEEIDEQLIRAPLIKDDAADCLCLRRNLERIYRLQRHHTRLAPPLRPLRFLALLVAHRQNVSVVFRKPPAQVEFLQQTMERLFGSTAPISLWEQQIFPARIEGYTTASLDALFTDSSLCFTGTGGESVFFFLEDEASLFLKQNDLNEKQRLQITAHSGGQSLFRAEASQREALLQALQEGLVAGRSISVLRKVARTSFRDSEEQRPQRRRWQSQADTWSVPGRAFDTDPLVVEEQSRLRVRLLLDRYGIIFRELLQKELPALRWSSVFRTLCRMELAGEVHAGAFFEGLTGLQFLSAEAYKWMQGLEAFLERRHVWWLNACDPASLCGLGLMVDEERPLPSRLPGNRMIYRGEKLAAVLTRQGRVIQFFDAPDEIDDLKQALLALLYVDFEPAARLTVEIINEQPSLQSPYRSALEAMGFQSDGKALVCHRERSF, from the coding sequence ATGGGCGGCGCAGCCGGATTCCATCCGCTGCTTCGCGAGTATTTTGCCCGGCGCTTCGGGAGTCCGACGGAGATCCAGGAGATGGTCTGGCCTGTCGCTTCCTCGGGCCGCCATCTGCTGGCCCTGGCGCCGACGGGCTCGGGCAAGACGCTTGCCGCCTTCTATTCGTTCATCAATGACTTCGTTACCGAACGTCTTGCATCAGGCACGACGCGGTTGCTGTACGTATCGCCGCTCAAGGCGCTGAATAACGACATCCGACGTAACCTGCTTCTGCCGCTTGAAGAGCTTCATTCGGAGTTTGAGAATGCCGGACTCGCCATGCCCGAGATCCGCGTCGTTACGCGAAGCGGCGACACCCCGCAGTCCGAACGAAACCGCATGCGGCGTCATCCGCCTGAGATCCTCATCACTACGCCCGAAAGCCTGAACCTTCTGCTCGCTTCGGGGACGGCCGGCCTGATGTTAAACGGGCTTCGAGCGGTCATTGTCGATGAGATTCACGCCATCGCTCCGGGCCTTCGCGGCGCTCATCTGATGACGGCCATCGAACGTCTGGAAGAGTTAGCCGGACCTCTGCAGCGCATCGGACTTTCAGCAACGGTCGCCGACCCCGATCGCATCGCCCAGTATCTTGGCGGATGGCAGGGCGAAGAGCGTCGCCCCGTTCAGCTGCTTTATGAAAAAAGCCCGGCTCGCGCTGAGCTGGATATCAAGGTGATCTGGAATCCCGCCGCCGACGGGCCTCTTGATACGCCGGCCGAAACCGTATGGGATGCACTCGGTGCTGAGATCTATGCAAAGATAAAGGCGGGCACTCGTATTCTATGTTTTACGGAAAGCCGTCGCGTCGTTGAGCGTGTGGCCGCTCTTGTGAACGATCTGCATCAGAAGCAGGCAGAAGAAGGCATGACCGTCGAGCCGGTCGCCTTTGCGCATCACGGTTCGCTTTCGCGTGAGATCCGGCTTGCCGTAGAAGAGGCCTTCAAGGCCGGGCGGTTGCGCTGCGTCGTCGCCACTTCGTCGCTTGAGCTGGGCATCGACATCGGCGAGCTCGATGAGGTACTGCTTCTGCAATGCCCTTCGTCGGTGGCCTCGGCGATGCAGCGCCTGGGAAGAGCGGGGCATCGTCCGGGCGAGGTTTCGCGAGGCACGCTGTACCCGCTGCACAGCATGGATCTTGTAAACGGCGTTGTGCTGCGACGGTTAGTCGATCAAAGGCGGCTTGAGCCGATCCGGCCGCCTTCTTCTCCGCTTGATCTGCTTGCACAGGTTCTGATCTCGATGGCCTGTGAGGCCGAGGCCGCCGGGCATAGCCTGAACATAGAGCGCGCCTTTGAGCTGCTTCGACGATCCGATACGTATCATAAACTGGATCGGCGTCATTTTGACCTGACGCTTGAGATGCTGCAGGGACGTTTTCAGGGCCTTCCTTTCTCGGGCCTGCGCGCTTCGCTTAACGCTGCGGGTTCCGATTCGCTCCTGCCTGCGCCCGGAGCGCGGCTTCAGCTGTATCAATCAGGAGGAACGATTCCGGAACGGGGCCTTTATAAACTGCGATTGAGCGGCGGAGAGCGAACGCTTCTTGGCGAGCTGGACGAAGAGTTTGTGTGGGAGCGTCGCGCCGGCGACCGCTTCGTTCTCGGCTCCAGGCTCTGGCAGATTCAGTCCATCGGCGACAGCGAGGTGGAGGTCATTCCGGCGACGACGGGATGGGGCATGAGCCCGTTCTGGCGGGCTGATAGCAGAGATCGCGAGAACGGCTTTGCCGATGCCGTCGCCGATCAGCTTGATCTATGGAATCAAGAGATGCAGCGGCCCGGTTTTCTTGATCGGCTGCGGAGCGAAGAAGGAGATGACGTCGCGCGCGAACTGCTTCTTTTTCTTCAGAGGCAGCGGGAGGCCTCGCATGCCGACCTTCCGGGGCGTTACCGCATCGTCGCCGAAGTGCTTCCAGGAGAGGACGATAGTTATCCGGTCTTTCTGCATACGTTCTGGGGAGGTCGTCGTAACCGTCCCTTTGCCCTTGCTCTTGCCGCACAGCTTGAAGGGCGGTATCAAACGCGCATCCCGTATTATGCAAGCGACGATGGCGTCATCGTCGTGCTTCCCGCACCGCCCGAATCCGAAGATGTTTTCAGCCTGCCGCCTGAGTTGCTCGACGTACATCTGGAGAAGGCGCTGCCCGAGTCGGGCCTGTTTGGCGGGCAGTTCCGTCAGTCCGCATCGACGGCGCTGCTGCTTCCGCGAAAGGGCTTCGGTCGACGGACGCCGCTCTGGCTGCTTCGCGCCGCTGCCGGGCGTCTGCTTGAAGCCCTGTCTGGAAAGGGCGAGTTTCCGGTGACGGTGGAAGTCTACAGGGCGCTTCTGCGTGATCGCTTCGATATAGACGGATTACGAGAACGTCTGGACCAGTGGCAGACCGGTCAGATCGAGTTCGTCATGCGGTATGTAGACCAGCCGACTCCGTTCGCTGCGGGCATTGATTTTCAGCGTGTGAATGAACTGACCTACGAGCCTGACCGTGTGGGCGGGGCCGGCCACCGATCGAGTTATTTTCAGGAGCTTCTCGGGAACAGGTGGATTCCCGTCAGTCGAGATTCAGTTAAGCTTTTTGAAATGCGGTCGCTTCGTCTACAGGCCGGGTATGCGCCCGATAGCGAGGCGGCCCTTTCGTCGTGGCTTGAAGAGCGTAGCTTTATTCCGCAGTCGGAGTGGCAATCGCTTCGTGATGTTGTGAGCCAGAGTAAGGCAGCCGTGATTCTCTCGGAAGCGGCCCGGAACGCCTCAGACGCGAGCGCTGCGGGATCGGGCGATTCTGCGGTCGCCGAAGCCTACCGTTTCGCGGGGGCTCGTGAGTCCTTTGTTTGCTATCAAGGGGTTTCAGAGATCCTTGATCGAACGTCAGCGGGAGAAGGGCGTGACGTGCCCGGAGCTGGTGATCTGCTTCTGCGGTTTCTCGATTGGTACGGTCCTGTGACTCTGGATCGCATCAGAGATCTGTTCGGCGATCTGACGGAGCGCATGCTTGAAGAAATAGATGAGCAACTGATCCGGGCTCCCTTAATCAAAGACGACGCTGCGGACTGCCTGTGTCTGCGGCGCAACCTCGAACGAATCTACCGACTGCAGAGACATCATACAAGGCTTGCGCCGCCACTCCGTCCGCTGCGTTTTCTCGCGCTTCTTGTCGCCCACAGGCAGAACGTATCGGTGGTTTTTCGCAAGCCGCCTGCGCAGGTGGAATTCTTGCAGCAGACGATGGAGCGGCTTTTTGGATCGACGGCGCCGATCTCTCTCTGGGAGCAGCAGATATTCCCTGCTCGCATCGAGGGTTATACGACGGCATCGCTCGATGCGCTTTTCACGGATTCCTCACTATGCTTCACGGGAACGGGAGGCGAGTCGGTATTCTTTTTTCTGGAAGATGAGGCCTCTCTTTTTTTAAAACAGAATGATCTGAATGAAAAGCAGCGTTTGCAGATTACAGCACACTCGGGCGGGCAGTCGCTTTTTCGTGCTGAGGCCTCGCAGAGAGAGGCGTTGCTTCAAGCGCTTCAGGAGGGATTGGTTGCCGGACGATCGATTTCAGTGCTTCGCAAGGTGGCTCGCACTTCGTTTCGAGACAGCGAAGAGCAGCGGCCACAGCGCCGTCGCTGGCAGTCGCAGGCAGATACATGGTCCGTTCCGGGTCGCGCCTTTGATACGGATCCTCTGGTCGTCGAAGAGCAGAGCCGGCTGCGCGTGCGGCTTCTTCTTGATCGATACGGCATCATCTTTCGCGAGCTTTTACAGAAAGAGCTGCCCGCACTTCGCTGGTCTTCGGTCTTTCGCACGCTCTGTCGCATGGAGCTTGCAGGCGAGGTGCATGCCGGAGCCTTTTTCGAAGGGTTAACAGGATTGCAGTTCCTATCGGCCGAAGCCTATAAGTGGATGCAGGGCCTTGAAGCCTTTCTTGAAAGACGGCATGTATGGTGGCTCAATGCATGTGATCCGGCGTCGCTCTGCGGCCTCGGCCTTATGGTCGATGAAGAGCGTCCACTGCCGTCAAGGCTGCCCGGTAACCGTATGATCTACAGAGGGGAGAAGCTTGCAGCCGTGCTCACAAGGCAGGGAAGGGTGATTCAGTTCTTTGACGCTCCCGACGAGATCGATGATCTGAAACAGGCGCTACTGGCCCTTCTCTATGTCGATTTTGAGCCCGCAGCACGCCTGACGGTCGAGATCATCAACGAACAGCCGTCTCTTCAAAGTCCGTACCGATCCGCTCTCGAAGCTATGGGCTTCCAGAGCGACGGCAAGGCGCTTGTCTGCCACCGAGAGAGAAGCTTTTAA
- a CDS encoding MarR family winged helix-turn-helix transcriptional regulator → MSRSDHPVFVHFLLRLQEEADRFVKERLDRIGLDIGRTHLEILLYLARKGESAMQPLARAIHRDKSTLTALVQRLEREQLIERGESEDRRIRPIRLTPKAQKLRPALLRILPDLHRHLSRSLSRQERETLRRLLRGIFLSVVDAERSPNIIYEKPGRDAP, encoded by the coding sequence ATGTCCCGCAGCGATCATCCGGTATTCGTGCATTTCCTGCTCCGCCTTCAAGAGGAGGCCGATCGTTTTGTAAAAGAACGTCTCGACCGCATCGGGCTCGATATCGGCCGCACACATCTTGAAATCCTGCTCTATCTGGCCCGAAAAGGCGAAAGCGCCATGCAGCCGCTTGCACGGGCCATTCATCGCGACAAATCGACGCTGACCGCCCTTGTACAGCGCCTTGAGAGAGAGCAGCTCATTGAAAGGGGCGAGTCCGAGGATCGTCGCATCCGTCCGATTCGCCTTACGCCGAAAGCGCAGAAGCTACGGCCCGCTCTTTTGCGAATTCTACCCGACCTGCACAGGCATCTTTCGCGATCTCTGTCGCGCCAGGAACGCGAGACGCTGCGTCGACTGCTTCGCGGCATCTTTCTTTCCGTCGTCGATGCCGAACGTTCGCCTAACATCATCTACGAAAAACCGGGACGCGACGCTCCCTGA
- the trxA gene encoding thioredoxin, which translates to MAVTAITDDTFTDQTSKGLVLVDFWAEWCGPCRMLSPIVEQLSNEMGTVQFRKINVDENPSVASSLGISAIPTMVLYKDGKPVDRIVGLLPKDHLKKVLEKHL; encoded by the coding sequence ATGGCAGTAACCGCAATTACAGACGATACATTTACAGATCAAACATCGAAGGGACTGGTTCTCGTGGACTTCTGGGCGGAGTGGTGCGGGCCGTGCCGCATGCTTTCCCCGATCGTGGAGCAGCTTTCCAACGAGATGGGTACGGTACAGTTCCGCAAGATCAACGTAGATGAGAACCCCTCTGTCGCCTCGTCTCTCGGCATTTCTGCGATTCCGACCATGGTTCTTTACAAAGACGGCAAACCGGTGGACCGCATCGTCGGGCTTCTGCCAAAAGACCATCTGAAAAAGGTCCTCGAAAAGCACCTGTAA
- the clpX gene encoding ATP-dependent Clp protease ATP-binding subunit ClpX has product MSTKKKGNGKEKLHCSFCGKEQDSVKRLVAGPGVYICDECIELCNEIIAEESDQDIQEGDVFKNLPRPKEIKDVLDEYVIGQEAAKKALSVAVYNHYKRIGENRRKSEIELDKSNILLVGPTGSGKTLLAQTLARLLKVPFAIADATALTEAGYVGEDVENILLRLIQNAANDIKQAEIGIIYIDEIDKISRKSENPSITRDVSGEGVQQALLKIIEGTVANVPPQGGRKHPHQDFLTINTKNILFICGGAFVGLEKIIEKRLGSRSIGFDRRPGDADLPTKMKRSETLKYVQPDDLMKFGLIPEFVGRLPVVATLAELDVETMKTIFTEPKNSIYKQYQRIFEMEDVKLKFTDEAIDAIAKKAIEREAGARGLRSIVEHIMMDLMFEIPSREDVEQVIITPGVIEKQEGPVLIYRKENGKENGREGGKESDRKKAASRETEDSKESA; this is encoded by the coding sequence ATGAGTACGAAGAAAAAAGGAAACGGAAAAGAAAAGCTGCACTGCTCCTTCTGCGGGAAGGAACAGGATTCCGTGAAGCGGCTTGTGGCCGGTCCCGGTGTTTATATCTGCGACGAGTGTATTGAGCTCTGCAACGAAATCATCGCCGAAGAATCCGATCAGGACATTCAAGAAGGCGACGTATTCAAGAACCTTCCCCGGCCGAAAGAGATCAAAGACGTTCTCGACGAGTATGTGATCGGCCAGGAAGCGGCGAAGAAGGCTCTGTCCGTCGCCGTGTACAACCACTACAAGCGCATCGGCGAGAACCGCCGTAAGTCTGAAATCGAGCTCGATAAATCGAACATCCTTCTGGTCGGGCCGACGGGATCGGGTAAGACGCTGCTTGCGCAGACGCTCGCCCGTCTCCTGAAAGTTCCCTTTGCCATCGCCGATGCGACGGCTCTGACCGAGGCCGGTTATGTCGGCGAGGATGTTGAGAACATCCTGCTGCGCTTGATTCAGAACGCAGCAAACGATATCAAGCAGGCCGAGATCGGCATCATCTATATCGACGAGATCGACAAGATCTCGCGTAAGTCCGAGAACCCTTCGATTACGCGTGACGTGTCGGGCGAAGGAGTGCAACAGGCCCTTCTGAAAATCATCGAAGGCACTGTGGCTAACGTTCCGCCTCAGGGAGGGCGCAAGCATCCGCATCAGGATTTCCTTACGATCAACACGAAAAACATCCTCTTTATCTGCGGCGGAGCCTTTGTAGGCCTTGAGAAGATTATCGAGAAAAGACTCGGTTCGCGTTCCATCGGTTTTGATCGCCGTCCCGGAGACGCCGATCTGCCTACGAAGATGAAGCGCAGTGAAACGCTGAAGTATGTGCAGCCCGACGATCTCATGAAATTCGGATTGATTCCCGAGTTTGTCGGCCGTCTTCCCGTCGTCGCCACGCTTGCCGAGCTGGACGTCGAGACGATGAAGACGATCTTCACCGAACCGAAGAATTCGATCTACAAACAGTATCAACGTATCTTCGAGATGGAAGACGTGAAGCTGAAGTTCACCGATGAAGCGATCGATGCCATAGCAAAGAAGGCCATCGAACGAGAAGCGGGCGCTCGTGGACTTCGCTCTATCGTCGAGCATATCATGATGGATCTTATGTTCGAGATCCCCTCCCGCGAAGACGTCGAGCAGGTGATCATCACCCCCGGCGTTATCGAGAAGCAGGAAGGCCCGGTGCTCATCTACCGCAAAGAAAACGGTAAAGAGAACGGCCGGGAAGGCGGAAAAGAGAGCGACCGTAAAAAAGCCGCCAGTCGCGAAACCGAAGACAGCAAGGAGTCGGCCTGA
- a CDS encoding cAMP/cGMP-dependent 3',5'-cyclic-AMP/GMP phosphodiesterase — protein MSKIILTEPYTTLPRGGYLLETSVGYIQIGSPPETIKDTMMLPRSTPFIFVLPNQFFHVSKGISVAELEFPIYYNHFLRQKKTYVVCTEEQREQFRIVLNEAIFGPEELDLKSDYANGEQSFGFPNMKAEIDYFRGNREMDDLVRFVIFKDNQVRFNNVTIVKRDDGNFEVHDSDWNKKTDLPGEVGYNIIYDTGERMPEPYQPPLLGVTCLGPSHGFDPDDNTSGFIMWINHQGVMVDPPVNSTEWLRRSNVNPKLINTVILTHCHADHDAGTFQKILEEGKITIFTTVTVMHSFIRKYHALTQIPIKELYTLFDFVPVVIGKTYIINGAAFRFNYALHSIPSLSFEFQFQDQSFIYSSDHLNDPDKFKELLDNGVLTESRYRDLLDFPWHYDIIYHEAGIPPLHTRVDYLSTLPEEVQKKITVYHISRKSMPPESHLTLAKFGIENTLYPVVKTPPHEEAYRILDALANVDIFKNFPIAKAKEFLTIADKELYKRGDVIIRKDTAGDKFFILLSGNVRVEGMEQESFEEENVTKRYGTYEYFGEASLILDTLRSADVVAETDVQALTIEKARFLSFIRGTDLMEKFEKLNQIRRTGTWETLSNSRFFRGMTSAQKTSMEILMEEEEIPGGRDLITEGSNFDDVFIIKRGEVDVLHGGRTIETLAWGDFCGEIYNFQKGFTSTLTFRTKTTCQVYRISRNGMLHYIHDNPGVYMRLNYVYGK, from the coding sequence ATGTCGAAGATCATTCTGACCGAACCATATACAACGCTTCCGCGGGGCGGATACCTGCTCGAAACCTCTGTCGGGTATATTCAGATCGGCTCGCCGCCTGAGACGATCAAAGATACGATGATGCTTCCGAGGAGTACGCCTTTCATTTTCGTGCTTCCGAATCAGTTTTTCCATGTCTCGAAGGGCATTTCTGTCGCCGAGCTTGAATTCCCGATCTACTACAACCACTTCCTGCGCCAGAAAAAGACCTATGTCGTCTGTACTGAGGAACAGCGCGAGCAGTTCCGCATCGTTCTCAACGAGGCCATTTTCGGCCCTGAAGAGCTCGATCTGAAATCCGACTATGCGAACGGTGAGCAGAGCTTCGGCTTCCCGAATATGAAGGCCGAGATCGACTACTTCCGCGGAAACCGCGAGATGGACGACCTTGTGCGCTTCGTCATCTTCAAAGACAATCAGGTGCGCTTCAATAACGTCACGATCGTGAAGAGAGACGACGGCAACTTCGAGGTGCACGACTCCGACTGGAATAAAAAGACCGACCTACCGGGTGAGGTCGGCTACAACATCATCTATGATACGGGCGAACGCATGCCCGAGCCATATCAGCCGCCGCTGCTCGGCGTTACCTGTCTCGGCCCCAGTCACGGCTTTGACCCCGACGATAACACGTCGGGCTTCATCATGTGGATCAATCATCAGGGCGTGATGGTCGATCCGCCTGTGAATTCGACGGAATGGCTGCGTCGCTCCAACGTGAATCCGAAGCTGATCAATACGGTCATCCTCACGCACTGCCATGCCGACCATGACGCCGGCACGTTCCAGAAGATCCTCGAAGAGGGTAAGATTACGATCTTCACGACCGTAACGGTCATGCACTCGTTCATTCGCAAATATCATGCGCTGACGCAGATTCCCATCAAAGAGCTGTATACGCTGTTTGACTTCGTTCCCGTCGTTATCGGTAAAACGTATATCATCAACGGAGCGGCCTTCCGTTTCAACTATGCCTTGCATTCGATTCCGTCTCTCAGCTTCGAATTTCAGTTTCAGGATCAGTCCTTCATTTATTCGTCGGATCACCTGAATGATCCCGATAAATTCAAGGAGCTTCTTGATAACGGAGTGCTGACCGAAAGCCGCTATCGCGATCTGCTCGACTTCCCCTGGCATTACGATATCATCTATCATGAGGCGGGCATTCCGCCGCTGCATACTCGAGTCGACTATCTGTCGACGCTGCCCGAAGAGGTGCAGAAGAAGATCACCGTCTATCATATCTCGCGCAAGTCCATGCCGCCGGAATCACATCTCACGCTTGCGAAATTCGGTATCGAGAACACCCTCTATCCCGTCGTGAAAACGCCGCCCCATGAAGAGGCCTATCGCATCCTGGATGCCCTTGCGAACGTCGATATTTTCAAGAACTTCCCCATAGCGAAAGCGAAAGAGTTCCTTACGATCGCCGACAAAGAGCTGTATAAACGCGGCGACGTGATCATTCGCAAAGATACGGCGGGCGATAAGTTCTTCATTCTGCTTTCGGGTAACGTTCGCGTCGAAGGTATGGAACAGGAAAGCTTCGAAGAAGAGAACGTCACGAAGCGCTACGGCACCTACGAGTATTTCGGCGAGGCGTCGCTCATTCTCGATACGCTGCGCAGCGCCGACGTCGTAGCCGAAACCGACGTGCAGGCTCTGACGATCGAGAAGGCGCGATTTCTGAGTTTTATTCGCGGAACCGACCTGATGGAGAAGTTCGAGAAGCTCAACCAGATCCGACGTACCGGAACGTGGGAGACGCTGTCCAATTCGCGCTTCTTTCGCGGCATGACGTCGGCTCAAAAGACGAGCATGGAAATCCTCATGGAAGAAGAGGAGATTCCTGGCGGTCGCGATCTTATTACCGAGGGCAGCAATTTCGACGACGTCTTCATCATCAAACGAGGCGAGGTCGACGTGCTGCACGGGGGCCGTACGATAGAAACGCTTGCCTGGGGAGATTTCTGCGGTGAGATCTATAACTTCCAGAAAGGCTTCACCTCGACGTTAACCTTCCGTACAAAAACGACCTGTCAGGTATACCGCATCAGCCGCAACGGCATGCTGCACTATATACACGACAATCCGGGCGTGTACATGCGCCTGAACTACGTCTACGGGAAGTAA
- a CDS encoding YiiD C-terminal domain-containing protein, with product MSRRPSLSEFKPDALWLRMEKWIGFHRTINVFGPYLGAGVKVESVTPDYSAITVKLKMHFYNRNYVGTHFGGSLYSMTDPWYMFMLMQRLGTGYMVWDKSASIEFVKPGTGTVRATFRLPDEELERIRAKVEAEKKTDWSFEEVIVDEKGTVVARVRKVIYIRRLGK from the coding sequence ATGTCAAGAAGGCCATCTCTCTCTGAATTCAAGCCCGACGCTCTCTGGTTGCGTATGGAGAAGTGGATCGGCTTTCATCGAACGATCAATGTTTTCGGCCCCTATCTTGGAGCGGGCGTAAAGGTGGAGTCGGTAACGCCCGACTACAGCGCGATCACCGTTAAGCTGAAGATGCATTTTTATAACCGCAACTATGTGGGCACGCATTTCGGCGGATCGCTCTACTCGATGACCGATCCGTGGTATATGTTTATGCTCATGCAGCGTCTTGGAACGGGCTACATGGTCTGGGATAAATCGGCAAGCATCGAATTCGTAAAGCCCGGTACGGGAACGGTGCGGGCGACGTTCCGATTGCCCGACGAAGAGCTTGAACGAATTCGAGCAAAGGTCGAGGCTGAGAAGAAGACGGACTGGTCGTTTGAAGAGGTCATCGTCGATGAAAAAGGCACCGTTGTTGCCCGTGTGCGTAAGGTGATTTACATAAGGCGACTTGGGAAATAG
- the tatA gene encoding twin-arginine translocase TatA/TatE family subunit — protein sequence MFSTTLFIGGIGGTEMIIILVIALLLFGGRKIPELARDIGSGIKEFRRSMSSPLEEEQKTTQVEQPRQIEYQPGPTTKKATRKTSRKA from the coding sequence ATGTTCTCCACTACGCTATTTATCGGCGGAATCGGCGGCACGGAAATGATCATTATTCTGGTCATTGCCCTGCTTCTTTTCGGTGGTCGCAAGATTCCCGAGCTTGCCCGGGATATTGGATCCGGTATCAAAGAATTCAGACGCAGCATGTCCTCTCCTCTTGAAGAAGAGCAGAAGACCACGCAGGTCGAACAACCGCGTCAGATCGAATACCAGCCGGGCCCGACGACGAAGAAGGCCACCCGGAAAACCTCTCGCAAGGCCTGA
- the tatC gene encoding twin-arginine translocase subunit TatC gives MAASGKKRSSRKTASKKRVLPPGRKPGLLPTGNTQGYTGYTARPPENVPAEPEQSESSFTQSENSVYEESDRERFMSLGDHLEELRFRLLWIIGILVVTSSVTGIFIERIHSFLIAPYKAVVAQLPATQASPGLILGSMYGSIEIYFKLAVMIGSLITLPIALSLLWGFVTPAVSKKIARIGHAGVAASTLLFWGGVVFAYQYIFPLSLDMMLYTFLPEGVIAQTSLEKYYSFLFMIVLGSGITFQLPMVVVVLGVIGIVPVAYHQKIWKVVLLGILAFSGFFTPPDPFSLFALALPLWALYAISVGIVWLIEKGRRRRDKERAKEMAQSDAA, from the coding sequence ATGGCTGCATCCGGTAAGAAGCGGAGCAGTCGCAAGACTGCTTCGAAAAAACGTGTCCTGCCTCCTGGAAGAAAGCCCGGCCTGCTACCGACCGGGAATACCCAGGGCTACACCGGCTACACGGCCCGTCCTCCCGAAAACGTCCCCGCAGAGCCAGAACAGAGTGAAAGCTCGTTTACACAGTCCGAGAACTCCGTTTATGAGGAATCTGACCGTGAGCGTTTCATGTCGCTCGGCGATCACCTTGAAGAACTGCGTTTTAGATTACTCTGGATCATCGGCATCCTTGTCGTTACGTCGTCGGTCACAGGCATCTTCATTGAGCGCATCCACAGCTTCTTAATAGCCCCGTATAAGGCCGTAGTAGCTCAACTGCCTGCCACGCAGGCCTCGCCGGGGCTCATTCTCGGCTCGATGTATGGCTCTATCGAGATCTACTTCAAGCTTGCCGTGATGATCGGCTCTCTGATCACACTGCCCATCGCCCTTTCGCTTCTCTGGGGCTTTGTGACGCCGGCAGTCAGCAAAAAGATCGCTCGCATCGGCCATGCCGGAGTCGCCGCATCGACTCTGCTCTTCTGGGGCGGAGTCGTCTTTGCCTATCAATACATCTTTCCGCTCAGTCTTGACATGATGCTCTATACCTTCTTACCCGAAGGAGTGATCGCACAGACGTCGCTTGAGAAGTATTACAGCTTTCTCTTTATGATCGTGCTCGGCTCGGGCATTACGTTTCAGCTGCCCATGGTCGTCGTCGTGCTCGGTGTGATCGGCATCGTGCCGGTCGCCTATCATCAGAAGATCTGGAAGGTGGTACTGCTTGGAATCCTGGCGTTTTCGGGATTCTTCACTCCACCTGATCCGTTCAGCCTCTTTGCACTGGCTCTGCCGCTCTGGGCGCTCTATGCGATTTCGGTCGGTATCGTCTGGCTGATTGAAAAGGGTCGCAGGCGTAGAGATAAAGAGAGAGCTAAAGAGATGGCGCAGTCCGACGCTGCATAA